Proteins encoded within one genomic window of Perognathus longimembris pacificus isolate PPM17 chromosome 28, ASM2315922v1, whole genome shotgun sequence:
- the LOC125343156 gene encoding chromobox protein homolog 3-like has translation MAPKKPRTPKRRKTRHGEPENVEEAEHEEFEVEKVVGRRVVAGKVEYLLKWKGYSDSDNTWEPEEHLHCPDLIHAFLNSQEDSSESEGSISNVSTENSNANDNPTGFDRGLEAEQILGATRSSEGLMFLVKWKDLDEPELVFAREANVKCPQIVIAFYEERIIWEASPEDDAQ, from the coding sequence CCCAAGAAACCTAGAACacccaaaagaagaaagacaaggcATGGAGAACCTGAAAATGTTGAAGAGGCAGAGCATGAAGAATTTGAAGTGGAGAAAGTAGTAGGCCGTCGTGTAGTAGCTGGCAAGGTAGAATATCTCCTGAAATGGAAGGGATATTCAGATTCTGATAATACCTGGGAACCAGAAGAACATTTACATTGTCCAGACTTAATCCATGCTTTTCTGAATTCTCAGGAAGATAGCAGTGAATCTGAAGGTAGCATATCAAACGTATCAACAGAGAATAGCAATGCAAATGATAACCCAACAGGCTTTGATAGGGGTCTAGAGGCAGAACAAATACTTGGTGCCACAAGATCTAGTGAAGGATTAATGTTCCTCGTGAAGTGGAAAGATTTAGATGAACCTGAGTTGGTGTTTGCAAGAGAGGCTAATGTTAAATGTCCTCAAATTGTAATTGCTTTTTATGAAGAGAGGATAATTTGGGAGGCTTCACCAGAAGATGAT